In Synergistaceae bacterium, the following proteins share a genomic window:
- the nikR gene encoding nickel-responsive transcriptional regulator NikR has product MAKKLARFGVTVPEDVLAEFDLRLERVGKDNRSDVIRQLIRRYISEERWQEEKGQVYGTVTLMYNHHAPCISKDLTAVQHDHGENVVCTTHVHVDHDTCLECIVLKGDASHVKAFVDLLSKVKGLKSVDTVITSGL; this is encoded by the coding sequence ATGGCGAAAAAACTCGCGCGTTTCGGGGTAACCGTTCCAGAGGATGTCCTTGCGGAGTTCGATCTTCGGTTAGAACGTGTCGGAAAAGACAACCGTTCGGACGTCATACGCCAATTGATACGACGCTATATCAGCGAGGAACGCTGGCAGGAGGAAAAAGGCCAAGTTTATGGAACGGTGACTTTAATGTACAACCACCATGCTCCCTGCATTTCCAAGGATTTGACCGCTGTTCAACACGATCATGGAGAGAATGTCGTTTGTACGACCCACGTTCACGTAGACCACGATACCTGCTTGGAGTGTATCGTTCTGAAGGGCGACGCCTCCCACGTTAAAGCCTTTGTCGACTTGCTGAGCAAGGTCAAAGGTCTCAAAAGTGTTGATACCGTCATCACATCGGGGTTATAG